A window from Staphylococcus succinus encodes these proteins:
- a CDS encoding PH domain-containing protein encodes MILDNVNPNDLYPTEKKGPAVLGTIEYSVQGSTEFEGAFIATNERIILNVDMNGEFYYRSIAYNEVESIEYDSGKINFKFNIGPMPMKDIQKGDAEAFVKYVENNIK; translated from the coding sequence GTGATATTAGATAATGTGAATCCAAATGATTTATATCCAACCGAGAAAAAAGGGCCTGCTGTTTTAGGTACCATTGAATATTCCGTTCAAGGTTCTACAGAATTTGAAGGTGCTTTTATTGCTACAAATGAGCGCATTATTTTAAATGTCGATATGAATGGAGAATTTTATTATAGGAGTATTGCTTATAATGAAGTAGAAAGCATCGAATATGACAGTGGAAAAATTAATTTCAAATTTAACATTGGTCCAATGCCAATGAAAGATATTCAAAAAGGTGATGCAGAAGCCTTTGTGAAATATGTGGAAAATAATATTAAATAA
- a CDS encoding ferrated catecholamine ABC transporter substrate-binding lipoprotein SstD, with amino-acid sequence MKKYALLLVVGLMFLLVACSNGGADEKKSSDSKSSNEESNKTVKIENNYQASGEKRDGSDAKEVKETVEVPKNPEKAVVFDYGTLDTMKEMGLEDKVKAVPKGEDSKSLPDFLSEFKDEKYLNTGSLKEVNFDKVAEAKPDVIYISGRTANQKNLDEFKKAAPKAKVVYVGADEKDEVNSMKKNAENIGKIYGKEDKAKSINKELDDKIAGIKDKTKDMKDKKALFLLVNEGELSTFGAGERFGSMIFDTMGFASADENIKNSTHGQNITNEYIAEKNPSIIFAMDRGQAIGGKSTAKQALGNDVIKDVDAIKDNKVLELDPKLWYFASGSTTTAIKQIDEVEKLLDK; translated from the coding sequence ATGAAAAAATATGCTTTATTATTAGTAGTAGGTTTAATGTTTTTATTAGTAGCATGTAGTAATGGCGGAGCAGATGAGAAAAAATCATCAGACTCTAAATCAAGTAATGAAGAATCAAATAAGACAGTGAAAATCGAAAATAACTACCAAGCGAGTGGGGAAAAACGTGATGGTAGCGATGCTAAAGAGGTAAAAGAAACTGTTGAAGTACCTAAGAATCCTGAAAAAGCAGTTGTGTTTGATTATGGTACATTGGATACGATGAAAGAAATGGGACTTGAAGATAAAGTTAAAGCAGTTCCTAAAGGTGAAGATAGTAAATCATTACCAGATTTCTTAAGTGAGTTTAAAGATGAAAAATATTTAAATACAGGTAGCCTTAAAGAAGTGAATTTCGATAAAGTAGCTGAAGCAAAACCAGACGTTATATACATATCTGGGCGTACAGCTAATCAAAAAAATCTAGACGAATTTAAAAAAGCAGCGCCAAAAGCAAAAGTGGTTTATGTTGGTGCAGATGAAAAAGATGAAGTCAATTCAATGAAGAAAAATGCTGAAAATATAGGTAAAATTTACGGCAAAGAAGATAAAGCAAAATCAATAAACAAAGAGTTAGATGATAAAATTGCTGGCATCAAAGATAAAACAAAAGATATGAAAGATAAAAAAGCACTATTCTTATTAGTTAATGAAGGAGAATTATCTACATTTGGAGCTGGAGAACGTTTTGGTTCAATGATTTTTGATACAATGGGCTTCGCATCTGCAGATGAAAATATTAAAAATAGTACGCATGGACAAAATATAACAAACGAGTATATTGCAGAAAAAAATCCAAGTATTATTTTTGCGATGGACCGTGGACAAGCAATTGGTGGAAAATCTACTGCAAAACAAGCATTAGGTAATGATGTAATAAAAGATGTGGACGCTATTAAAGACAATAAAGTTTTAGAGTTAGATCCAAAACTTTGGTATTTTGCTAGCGGTTCTACAACTACAGCAATCAAGCAAATTGATGAAGTAGAAAAATTATTAGATAAATAA
- a CDS encoding ABC transporter ATP-binding protein has translation MIRVQGLNKTIQDKAILKDINVEIKKGRLTSMIGPNGAGKSTLLSAITRLIDFEDGSIDIEGKSINKYKSNDLAKKLSILKQSNHTELNITVEQLVNFGRFPHSKGHLKEDDKAQVEYALELLQLNEIRHRYLKTLSGGQRQRAYVAMTIAQDTDYILLDEPLNNLDMKHSVQIMQTLRQLAQDLNKTIVVVIHDINFASCYSDDIVALKDGAVIKASEKNDVIQTDTLRTLYDMEVRIEEIRGQRICVYFDEMMAEQQDLELVHSL, from the coding sequence TTGATACGAGTACAAGGTCTTAACAAAACGATTCAGGATAAAGCCATTTTAAAAGATATAAACGTTGAAATAAAAAAAGGACGTTTAACGTCTATGATAGGACCAAACGGTGCTGGTAAAAGTACACTATTATCAGCAATAACACGTTTAATAGATTTTGAAGATGGATCAATAGATATAGAAGGCAAATCTATTAATAAATATAAAAGTAATGATTTAGCTAAAAAACTATCGATTTTAAAGCAATCCAATCATACAGAGCTTAATATTACAGTTGAACAATTAGTGAACTTTGGACGTTTTCCACATTCTAAAGGCCATTTAAAAGAAGATGACAAAGCACAGGTTGAATATGCTTTAGAACTGTTACAACTGAATGAAATTAGACACCGTTATTTAAAGACATTATCTGGTGGTCAGCGTCAACGTGCATATGTTGCTATGACGATTGCACAAGATACAGATTATATATTGTTAGATGAACCATTAAATAATTTAGATATGAAACATTCTGTGCAAATTATGCAAACTTTAAGACAACTTGCTCAAGACTTAAATAAAACGATTGTTGTAGTGATTCATGATATTAATTTTGCATCATGTTATTCGGATGACATCGTCGCCTTAAAAGATGGCGCTGTAATTAAAGCAAGTGAGAAAAATGATGTCATACAAACAGACACATTGCGCACGCTTTATGATATGGAAGTAAGGATCGAAGAAATACGAGGTCAGCGTATTTGTGTGTATTTTGATGAAATGATGGCTGAACAACAGGATTTGGAACTTGTACATTCGTTATAA
- a CDS encoding iron chelate uptake ABC transporter family permease subunit yields MQISAKHKLLILIALTILAGALYLVLGIDFDIFQYQFSSRLRKLILMLLVGAAIAASVVIFQAVTTNRLLTPSIMGLDSVYMFVKVLLVFVFGVQSVFVTNLYLNFIITLVVMIVFSLILFQGIFRIGDVSVYFILLVGVILGTFFKSITGFLELIINPEDFLAVQSAMFANFDASNSKLVTLCGIMLIILVIITVIAVPYLDVLLLGKDQAINLGISYKTVTRVMMILVAILVSISTALVGPITFLGLLTVNLAHELMKTYEHKYILPATICMSWLSLFIAQAVVENLFEATTQVSIIIDLVGGSYFIYLLIKRRNAN; encoded by the coding sequence ATGCAAATTAGTGCGAAACATAAGCTATTGATATTAATTGCTTTAACCATATTAGCTGGGGCGCTTTACCTTGTATTAGGTATTGATTTCGATATTTTTCAATACCAATTCTCAAGTCGTTTAAGAAAACTAATATTAATGTTGTTAGTTGGCGCTGCGATAGCTGCCTCAGTAGTCATTTTTCAAGCTGTAACAACTAATAGGTTGTTAACACCATCAATTATGGGTTTGGATTCAGTCTATATGTTTGTGAAAGTACTACTAGTTTTCGTCTTTGGCGTCCAATCTGTTTTTGTAACCAATCTATATCTTAACTTTATAATTACTTTAGTGGTTATGATTGTTTTTTCACTCATTTTATTCCAAGGCATATTTAGAATTGGCGACGTGTCAGTTTATTTTATATTACTTGTAGGGGTCATACTTGGAACATTTTTCAAAAGTATCACTGGCTTTTTAGAATTAATCATCAATCCTGAAGATTTCTTGGCAGTACAAAGCGCGATGTTTGCAAACTTTGATGCATCAAACAGTAAGCTCGTGACCCTCTGTGGTATTATGCTCATCATTTTAGTGATTATAACTGTTATTGCCGTTCCGTATTTAGATGTACTGTTATTAGGAAAAGATCAAGCTATCAACCTAGGCATTTCATATAAAACAGTGACGCGAGTAATGATGATATTAGTTGCGATTCTTGTTTCTATATCAACAGCACTTGTTGGTCCAATAACATTTTTAGGATTACTTACTGTTAACTTAGCACATGAATTGATGAAAACGTATGAGCATAAGTATATATTACCAGCAACGATTTGTATGAGTTGGTTAAGTTTATTTATAGCACAAGCGGTAGTGGAAAATTTATTTGAAGCAACGACACAAGTAAGCATAATTATTGATTTGGTAGGTGGAAGTTACTTCATTTACTTATTAATAAAAAGGAGAAATGCGAATTGA
- a CDS encoding ABC transporter permease produces MKFLLNGIVLFIILLLLTILSLFIGVSKVSVTDIFHLSKEQMNIIVSSRIPRTVSILISGSTLALAGLIMQQMMQNKFVSPTTAGTMEWAKLGILISLIFFPEENIMIKLAFAVTLSIAGTFLFVKLVQLIRFKDVIFVPLLGIMLGGIISSFATFMALRTNTVQSVGNWLNGNFAIITSGRYEILYLSIPLLVLTYIFANHFTIAGMGKDFSNNLGVNYEKVINIGLFITATITALVVVTVGTLPFLGLIVPNIVSIFRGDHLKNALPHTAMLGAIFVMFSDIIGRIVVYPYEINIGLTIGVFGTIIFIILLMKGRHHYAN; encoded by the coding sequence ATGAAATTTTTACTTAATGGTATTGTTTTATTTATTATTTTACTATTATTAACTATCCTTTCTTTATTTATAGGTGTAAGTAAAGTTTCTGTTACAGATATTTTTCATTTATCTAAAGAACAGATGAATATTATTGTTTCTAGTAGAATCCCTAGAACAGTAAGTATATTAATATCTGGGAGTACCTTGGCACTTGCAGGATTAATCATGCAACAGATGATGCAAAATAAATTTGTAAGTCCAACTACAGCAGGAACGATGGAATGGGCTAAGTTAGGTATATTAATCTCTCTTATATTTTTTCCAGAAGAAAACATCATGATTAAGTTAGCATTTGCAGTTACTTTGAGTATTGCTGGAACATTTTTATTTGTAAAACTGGTTCAGCTTATTCGTTTCAAAGATGTCATTTTTGTACCGTTATTAGGAATTATGTTAGGTGGTATTATCTCTAGTTTTGCTACTTTTATGGCATTAAGAACAAATACGGTCCAAAGTGTTGGCAATTGGTTGAATGGGAACTTTGCAATTATCACGAGTGGAAGATATGAAATATTATATTTGAGTATTCCATTATTAGTACTTACATACATATTCGCAAATCATTTTACGATAGCAGGGATGGGAAAAGATTTTAGTAACAATTTAGGTGTGAATTATGAAAAAGTAATAAACATCGGATTATTTATTACAGCTACGATTACTGCATTGGTAGTGGTGACAGTGGGGACGTTACCATTTTTAGGATTAATTGTTCCTAACATTGTCTCTATTTTTAGAGGAGATCACTTGAAGAATGCGTTGCCTCATACAGCGATGTTAGGAGCTATATTTGTTATGTTTTCAGATATTATAGGAAGAATTGTCGTTTATCCTTATGAAATTAATATCGGATTAACAATTGGCGTCTTTGGCACTATTATCTTCATAATCTTGCTGATGAAAGGACGACATCATTATGCAAATTAG
- the nrdF gene encoding class 1b ribonucleoside-diphosphate reductase subunit beta, whose translation MKAVNWNTQEDMTNMFWRQNISQMWVETEFKVSKDIASWKTLSEAEKDAFKKALAGLTGLDTHQADDGMPLIMLHTTDLRKKAVYSFMAMMEQIHAKSYSHIFTTLLPSSETNYLLDKWIIEEPHLKYKSDKIIDNYHKLWGKEASVYDQYMARVSSVFLETFLFYSGFYYPLYLAGQGKMTTSGEIIRKILLDESIHGVFTGMDAQSLRNELSESEKQQADQDMYKLLDDLYQNEVSYTHSLYDEVGLSEDVLNYVRYNGNKALSNLGFDPYFEEREFNPIIENALDTTTKNHDFFSVKGDGYTLALNVEALTDDDFVFED comes from the coding sequence ATGAAAGCAGTCAATTGGAATACGCAAGAAGACATGACAAATATGTTTTGGCGCCAAAATATTTCACAAATGTGGGTAGAAACTGAATTTAAAGTATCAAAAGATATCGCAAGTTGGAAGACGTTATCTGAAGCAGAGAAAGATGCCTTCAAAAAAGCTTTAGCAGGATTAACAGGGTTAGATACGCATCAAGCAGATGATGGTATGCCACTAATCATGTTACATACGACTGATTTACGTAAGAAAGCAGTATATTCATTTATGGCTATGATGGAACAAATTCATGCGAAAAGTTATTCTCACATTTTCACGACTTTATTACCATCTAGTGAAACGAACTACTTATTAGATAAATGGATTATTGAAGAACCTCATTTGAAATACAAATCAGATAAAATTATCGATAATTATCATAAATTATGGGGTAAAGAAGCTTCTGTTTATGATCAATATATGGCTCGTGTATCAAGTGTGTTCTTAGAAACATTTTTATTCTATTCTGGTTTTTATTATCCGCTTTATCTTGCTGGGCAAGGTAAAATGACAACTTCCGGAGAAATCATCCGTAAAATATTACTAGATGAATCTATTCACGGTGTGTTTACAGGTATGGATGCGCAAAGCTTACGTAATGAATTATCAGAAAGTGAAAAGCAACAAGCAGATCAAGATATGTATAAATTGCTAGATGACTTGTATCAAAACGAAGTATCGTATACACATTCACTTTATGATGAAGTTGGTTTATCAGAAGATGTATTAAACTATGTAAGATATAACGGTAATAAAGCTTTATCTAACTTAGGATTCGATCCATACTTTGAAGAAAGAGAATTTAATCCAATTATTGAAAATGCTTTAGATACAACTACGAAAAATCACGACTTTTTCTCTGTTAAAGGTGATGGTTATACATTAGCGTTAAATGTTGAAGCATTAACGGATGATGATTTCGTCTTTGAAGATTAA
- the nrdE gene encoding class 1b ribonucleoside-diphosphate reductase subunit alpha: MKIIDEKKYNHIELNNEVTKRKENGFFNLEKDQEALEVYLQEIQDKTIYFDTEIERLRYLVDNDFYFDVFKKYSEDDLIEITEFAKNIEFNFASYMSASKFFKDYALKTNDKSQYLEDYKQHVVIVSLYLANGHKETARQFVSAMIEQRYQPATPTFLNAGRARRGELVSCFLLEVDDSLNSINFIDATAKQLSKIGGGVAINLSKLRARGEAIKGIKGVAKGVLPVAKSLEGGFSYADQLGQRPGAGAVYLNIFHYDVEEFLDTKKVNADEDLRLSTISTGLIVPSKFFDLAKEGKDFHMFAPHTVYNEYGVTLDDINLDEYYDDLVANPNVDKKKKDAREMLNMIAQTQLQSGYPYLMFKDNANKVHANSDIGQIKMSNLCTEIFQLQETSIINDYGIEDEIKRDISCNLGSLNIVNVMESGKFKDSVHTGMDALTVVSDEADIQNAPGVRKANSELHSVGLGVMNLHGYLAKNKIGYESEEAKDFANIFFMMMNYYSIERSMGIAKERQEVYSGFEQSDYANGKYFEFYTSQTFAPKYEKVRKLFDGLEIPTPEDWKALQKEVEKHGLFHAYRLAIAPTQSISYVQNATSSVMPIVDQIERRTYGNAETFYPMPFLSPETMWYYKSAFNTDQMKLIDLISTIQTHVDQGISTILYVNSEISTRELSRLYVYAHHKGLKSLYYTRNKLLSVEECTSCSI, encoded by the coding sequence ATGAAGATAATAGACGAGAAGAAATACAATCATATTGAGTTAAACAATGAAGTTACCAAACGTAAAGAGAATGGCTTTTTCAATTTGGAAAAAGATCAAGAAGCATTAGAAGTATATTTACAGGAGATTCAAGATAAGACCATTTATTTTGATACTGAAATTGAACGTCTCCGTTATCTCGTTGATAATGACTTCTATTTCGATGTGTTTAAAAAATATTCAGAAGATGACTTAATAGAAATCACTGAATTTGCTAAAAATATCGAATTTAATTTTGCTAGTTATATGTCAGCAAGTAAATTTTTTAAAGATTATGCTTTAAAAACAAATGATAAAAGTCAATATTTAGAAGATTATAAACAACATGTTGTGATAGTTTCGTTATATTTAGCAAATGGCCATAAAGAAACTGCTAGACAGTTTGTTTCTGCGATGATTGAACAACGTTACCAACCTGCGACTCCGACATTTTTAAATGCTGGCCGTGCGCGTCGTGGGGAACTTGTTTCATGTTTCTTATTAGAAGTGGATGATAGTTTGAATTCCATCAACTTTATTGATGCGACTGCAAAACAATTAAGTAAAATTGGTGGCGGCGTAGCAATTAATTTATCAAAATTACGTGCACGTGGTGAAGCAATCAAAGGCATCAAAGGCGTAGCAAAAGGTGTGCTACCAGTTGCGAAATCATTAGAAGGCGGTTTTAGTTATGCTGACCAACTAGGTCAACGTCCAGGTGCAGGTGCAGTATATTTAAACATCTTCCATTATGATGTTGAAGAATTCTTAGATACGAAAAAGGTAAATGCTGATGAAGATTTACGTTTGTCTACAATTTCAACAGGTTTAATTGTACCGTCTAAATTCTTTGATTTAGCAAAAGAAGGTAAAGATTTCCATATGTTTGCACCACATACAGTTTATAACGAATACGGTGTAACTTTAGATGATATTAATCTTGATGAGTACTATGACGATTTAGTAGCAAATCCTAATGTAGACAAAAAGAAAAAAGATGCACGTGAAATGTTAAATATGATTGCACAAACACAATTGCAATCGGGTTATCCTTATTTAATGTTCAAAGATAATGCGAATAAAGTACATGCTAACTCAGATATTGGTCAAATTAAAATGAGTAACTTATGTACTGAAATTTTCCAACTACAAGAAACATCAATTATCAATGACTATGGTATTGAAGATGAAATTAAACGTGACATCTCTTGTAACCTTGGTTCATTAAATATCGTTAATGTTATGGAGTCTGGCAAGTTCAAAGACTCAGTACACACAGGTATGGATGCGTTGACTGTAGTAAGTGATGAAGCAGATATTCAAAATGCACCTGGTGTGAGAAAAGCAAATAGTGAGTTACATTCTGTAGGTTTAGGCGTAATGAACTTACATGGTTACTTGGCTAAAAATAAAATTGGTTATGAGTCAGAAGAAGCGAAAGACTTTGCTAACATCTTCTTTATGATGATGAATTATTACTCTATTGAACGTTCTATGGGTATTGCAAAAGAACGTCAAGAAGTATATAGCGGATTTGAACAATCTGATTATGCCAATGGTAAATATTTTGAATTTTATACATCACAAACATTTGCACCTAAATATGAAAAAGTACGTAAATTGTTTGATGGTTTAGAAATTCCAACTCCTGAAGATTGGAAAGCATTACAAAAAGAAGTGGAAAAACATGGTTTATTCCATGCTTATCGTTTAGCGATTGCACCAACACAAAGTATTTCTTATGTACAAAACGCAACAAGCTCTGTTATGCCGATTGTAGATCAAATTGAACGTCGTACTTACGGCAATGCTGAAACATTTTATCCTATGCCTTTCCTATCACCAGAAACAATGTGGTATTACAAGTCTGCATTTAACACAGACCAAATGAAACTTATAGACTTAATCTCAACAATTCAAACACATGTTGACCAAGGAATTTCTACAATTCTTTATGTTAATTCTGAAATATCTACGCGTGAGTTATCTAGATTATACGTTTATGCACATCATAAAGGGTTAAAATCTTTATACTACACTAGAAATAAATTATTAAGCGTTGAAGAATGTACAAGTTGCTCAATATAA
- the nrdI gene encoding class Ib ribonucleoside-diphosphate reductase assembly flavoprotein NrdI — MKVVYFSFSGNVRRFIKRAEVSNTLEITQNNCTERIDEPFILVTGTIGFGEVPQPVQSFLDMNNDLIRAVAASGNRNWGQNFAKAGRSISERYKVPLLMKFEVQGTLDDISEFKDKVGHFNEDNRREEIQSY; from the coding sequence ATGAAGGTGGTATACTTTTCTTTTTCAGGTAATGTGCGTAGATTTATAAAGCGTGCGGAAGTAAGTAATACTTTAGAAATTACGCAAAATAATTGCACTGAGCGAATAGATGAACCATTCATATTGGTCACTGGAACGATAGGATTTGGTGAAGTACCACAACCTGTCCAATCATTTTTAGATATGAACAATGACTTAATTAGAGCCGTTGCAGCGAGCGGAAACCGTAACTGGGGACAAAATTTTGCAAAGGCTGGACGCTCCATTTCGGAACGTTACAAAGTGCCTTTATTAATGAAGTTTGAAGTACAAGGCACATTAGACGATATTAGCGAATTTAAAGATAAGGTGGGACATTTCAATGAAGATAATAGACGAGAAGAAATACAATCATATTGA
- a CDS encoding DMT family transporter, translated as MNPKVKGIIAILISAVGFSFMSVFFRLAGDLPVFQKSLARNLVAMFIPLYFIFKYKQPLFGKLSSQPLLITRSTLGLIGVLLNIYAIDHMILSDADTLMKLNPFWTILLSLLFLNEKVRNYQFIAMIVAIFGMLFVVKPEFSSSMIPAVGGLFSGIFAASAYTCVRALSTREAPYTIVFYFSFFSIIVLIPFTIFTFEPMSMMQIIYLIGAGISAAAGQIGITLAYSYAPAKDISIFTYASIIFTALFGLILFGESPDLYAILGYIIIIGASYYMFEKARRQPLTIQKETHKPKH; from the coding sequence GTGAATCCTAAAGTTAAGGGTATCATTGCTATCTTAATTTCAGCAGTTGGATTTAGCTTTATGTCTGTATTCTTTAGATTAGCTGGGGACTTACCAGTTTTTCAAAAGTCACTTGCTCGAAATTTAGTAGCTATGTTCATTCCGTTATATTTTATTTTCAAATATAAACAACCATTGTTCGGCAAATTGAGCAGCCAACCTCTATTAATCACTAGATCTACTCTAGGTTTAATCGGTGTATTGTTAAATATTTATGCGATAGACCATATGATTTTAAGTGATGCTGATACGTTGATGAAACTTAACCCGTTTTGGACAATTTTATTAAGTTTACTCTTCTTAAATGAAAAAGTGCGCAATTACCAATTCATTGCTATGATTGTAGCCATTTTTGGTATGCTATTTGTTGTTAAGCCCGAGTTCTCTTCTTCCATGATTCCAGCAGTTGGCGGATTATTCTCCGGTATCTTTGCTGCTAGCGCTTATACATGTGTAAGAGCATTGAGTACTCGTGAAGCACCATATACTATTGTTTTTTATTTTTCATTCTTTTCTATTATAGTATTAATACCATTTACTATATTTACGTTTGAACCTATGTCAATGATGCAAATCATCTATCTCATTGGTGCAGGTATCTCTGCTGCTGCAGGACAAATAGGTATTACACTTGCTTATAGTTATGCACCAGCTAAAGACATATCTATATTTACTTATGCATCAATTATATTTACAGCATTATTCGGATTGATCTTATTTGGAGAATCACCTGATTTGTATGCAATTCTAGGCTATATTATTATTATAGGCGCAAGCTATTATATGTTTGAGAAAGCACGCCGACAGCCCCTCACAATTCAAAAAGAGACACATAAACCAAAACACTAA
- the queF gene encoding preQ(1) synthase: MSEGRNKTQLEDITLLGNQNNKYEFDYTPNVLESFDNKHQGRDYFVKFNCPEFTSLCPITGQPDFATIYISYIPNIKMVESKSLKLYLFSFRNHGDFHEDCMNIIMNDLIDLMDPHYIEVWGKFTPRGGISIDPYTNYGRPDSKYEKMAEHRLMNHDLYPEKIDNR; encoded by the coding sequence ATGTCTGAAGGACGCAATAAAACGCAATTAGAAGATATTACTTTATTAGGTAATCAAAATAACAAATATGAATTTGATTATACACCTAATGTTTTAGAATCATTCGATAACAAACATCAAGGCCGCGATTATTTTGTGAAATTTAACTGTCCAGAATTCACCTCTTTATGCCCTATTACTGGTCAGCCTGATTTCGCTACAATTTATATTTCTTACATCCCTAATATTAAAATGGTAGAATCGAAATCTTTAAAGCTCTATTTATTTAGCTTTAGAAACCATGGTGATTTTCACGAAGACTGCATGAATATTATTATGAATGATCTTATTGATTTGATGGATCCACACTACATTGAAGTTTGGGGAAAATTCACACCTCGTGGTGGAATTTCAATCGATCCTTATACAAACTATGGTCGTCCTGATTCTAAATATGAAAAAATGGCAGAACATCGTTTAATGAATCATGATCTTTATCCAGAAAAAATAGATAATAGATAA
- a CDS encoding peptide MFS transporter, whose protein sequence is MKKVNHSHEEIMKSIPNKGFFGHPKGLSTLFLTEFWERFSYYGMKAILIFYLYYSVADGGFGLSQAVAMQIVAIYGTLIYMSGLIGGWIADRITGTQDAVFYGGFLIMFGHILLSIPGNLTAAMIALLLIIAGTGLLKPNISTTVGELYERNDPRRDAAFTLFYMGINLGALLSPLITGQLQTKIGFHAGFLAAAIGMFFGLIVFALKRKKNLGLAGRNVPIPLTRPEIKKFVLITVGVIVLFLIYLWILHLNNALTLGNFSFLITLLGIVLPVYIFLNMILSKNITKDERSRVYSYVPLYITSVAFWMIQEQGSTILATFADKKTQLEMSELTNGLIDFSIPAAWAQSLNPIFIVLLAPIFATLWMKLGKYNPPTVHKFAIGTIIAGLSYLIMIIPLATGNALINPLWLVLSFLLITIGELCISPVGLSTTTKLAPITFTARMMSLWMLSNATAQGLNAQLVVVYTKMNQSDYFMYSGLIAVIIGILLLIFSPKVRRAMKGVY, encoded by the coding sequence ATGAAAAAAGTTAATCATAGTCACGAAGAAATCATGAAAAGCATTCCAAACAAAGGTTTCTTCGGACATCCAAAAGGACTAAGCACACTATTCTTGACTGAGTTTTGGGAGAGATTCAGTTATTATGGTATGAAAGCCATATTAATTTTCTATCTATATTATAGTGTTGCTGACGGTGGCTTCGGGCTTAGCCAAGCAGTTGCTATGCAAATTGTTGCTATTTACGGAACTTTAATTTATATGTCTGGTCTTATCGGAGGGTGGATTGCAGATCGGATTACTGGAACTCAAGATGCCGTCTTCTATGGCGGGTTCCTCATCATGTTTGGACATATCCTATTATCCATTCCGGGTAATTTAACAGCAGCAATGATAGCTTTACTTCTAATTATCGCAGGTACAGGGTTATTAAAACCAAATATCTCTACTACTGTTGGTGAATTATATGAACGCAATGATCCAAGACGTGATGCAGCATTTACGTTATTTTACATGGGGATTAATTTAGGGGCATTGCTTTCACCTTTAATTACTGGGCAATTGCAAACTAAAATTGGTTTCCACGCTGGTTTTTTAGCAGCAGCAATTGGAATGTTTTTTGGTCTTATCGTTTTTGCACTCAAACGTAAAAAGAATTTAGGGTTAGCTGGTCGCAATGTGCCAATACCGTTAACAAGACCAGAAATCAAAAAATTCGTACTTATTACTGTTGGCGTTATCGTTTTATTCTTAATATATTTATGGATTCTACATTTAAATAATGCCTTAACATTAGGTAACTTTAGTTTCTTAATTACACTGTTAGGTATTGTGTTACCGGTATACATATTCCTTAATATGATATTAAGTAAGAATATAACAAAAGATGAACGTTCACGTGTTTATAGTTATGTACCTTTATATATTACTTCCGTGGCTTTCTGGATGATTCAAGAACAAGGTTCAACGATACTTGCAACATTTGCAGATAAAAAAACACAATTAGAAATGTCAGAATTAACAAATGGTTTAATTGATTTTTCAATACCTGCAGCATGGGCACAGTCATTAAATCCCATTTTCATTGTGCTCTTGGCACCAATTTTCGCAACACTTTGGATGAAATTAGGAAAGTACAACCCGCCTACCGTACACAAATTTGCTATCGGCACGATTATCGCGGGCTTATCCTATTTAATTATGATTATTCCATTAGCTACAGGCAACGCGTTAATCAATCCATTATGGCTTGTACTCAGTTTCTTATTGATTACGATTGGTGAACTTTGTATCTCACCAGTAGGTTTATCTACAACTACTAAATTAGCACCAATAACGTTCACTGCACGTATGATGAGCCTATGGATGCTAAGTAATGCAACTGCACAAGGGCTTAACGCTCAACTTGTTGTTGTCTATACAAAGATGAATCAAAGTGACTACTTTATGTACTCAGGCCTTATCGCTGTAATAATTGGTATTCTATTACTGATTTTTTCACCAAAAGTAAGACGTGCTATGAAAGGCGTATATTAA